A DNA window from Actinomadura luzonensis contains the following coding sequences:
- a CDS encoding PaaX family transcriptional regulator, producing MPDSWEGREVAPRDERPRERTSASARSLLLTILGEFVMPRGGQAWTGSLVGALGELGVEEKSARQALSRTAAEGLLESERHGRKARWRLTPAGDRLLREGTERIYGFMRRPHEWDGRWLVLVAGVPETQRRLRHRLRTRLTWLGLGSPSPALWVVPDAGKEAAVREVIGELGLTGRAHAWTGPAAEIGDTAALIAAAWDLGDVEKRYLRFIERFADLAPGSAAAAFVHQVHLVQEWRRFPFLDPDLPAELLDHAWPGPRAAAVFHDLRNRWHRRAQAEWDRMEDDAATRH from the coding sequence ATGCCGGACTCCTGGGAGGGGCGCGAGGTGGCCCCGCGCGACGAACGCCCGCGCGAGCGGACCTCCGCCAGCGCGCGCTCGCTGCTGCTGACGATCCTCGGCGAGTTCGTGATGCCGCGCGGCGGCCAGGCGTGGACGGGCAGCCTGGTCGGCGCCCTCGGCGAGCTCGGCGTGGAGGAGAAGTCCGCCCGCCAGGCCCTGTCGCGCACCGCCGCCGAGGGCCTGCTGGAGTCCGAGCGGCACGGCCGCAAGGCGCGCTGGCGGCTCACCCCGGCCGGCGACCGGCTGCTGCGCGAGGGCACCGAGCGCATCTACGGCTTCATGCGCCGCCCCCACGAGTGGGACGGCCGCTGGCTGGTCCTCGTCGCCGGCGTGCCCGAGACGCAGCGCCGGCTCCGCCACCGGCTGCGCACCCGGCTCACCTGGCTCGGCCTCGGCTCCCCCTCGCCCGCGCTCTGGGTCGTCCCCGACGCAGGCAAGGAGGCCGCGGTGCGCGAGGTGATCGGCGAGCTCGGCCTGACCGGCCGCGCCCACGCCTGGACCGGGCCGGCCGCCGAGATCGGCGACACCGCCGCGCTGATCGCCGCCGCGTGGGACCTCGGCGACGTGGAGAAGCGCTACCTGCGCTTCATCGAGCGCTTCGCGGACCTCGCCCCGGGCTCGGCCGCGGCGGCGTTCGTCCATCAGGTGCATCTCGTGCAGGAGTGGCGCCGCTTCCCCTTCCTCGACCCCGACCTGCCCGCCGAGCTGCTCGACCACGCCTGGCCGGGGCCGCGCGCCGCGGCCGTCTTCCACGACCTGCGCAACCGGTGGCACCGCCGCGCGCAGGCCGAGTGGGACCGCATGGAGGACGACGCCGCCACCCGCCACTGA
- the boxB gene encoding benzoyl-CoA 2,3-epoxidase subunit BoxB — MSTDPRTGAAPSPAGPLSRVDYGARIPNNVNLAGDRRLQRALEGWQPRFLDWWKQLGPALPTRDVYLRTAVAVGRDGWAHFAHVPMDEYRWGIFLAERDPDRRVGFGRHKGEPAWQEVPGEHRAALMRLIVVQGDTEPASVEQQRALGGTAPSIYDLRNLFQVNVEEGRHLWAMVYLLHAYFGREGREEAEQLLRRSSGDLDAPRILGAFNEETTDWLQFFMFTCFTDRDGKYQLGTLKESAFDPLARTCQFMLKEEAHHMFVGTTGVQRVLERTAELMRRHGTADVLPYGGIPLDVVQRYLNLQFSVSMDLFGSEQSANAGTYYSSGLKGRWMEGRRDDDHVLLDATRELRFVAGGRIASRTVPLLGALNLDLRDEYVADCSHGVRRWNQVLAGAGLGERLYLPHEGFNRRVGVYAGHHVTPYGEVVGEQEWRARAAAWLPTPADRELVASLMVPEYEYGAFASWIAPPRTGINDQPVEFDYVHLAEEGLL, encoded by the coding sequence ATGAGCACCGACCCCCGCACCGGCGCGGCCCCCTCCCCCGCGGGCCCGCTCAGCCGCGTGGACTACGGCGCACGCATCCCCAACAACGTGAACCTGGCCGGCGACCGCCGCCTGCAGCGCGCGCTGGAGGGCTGGCAGCCCAGGTTCCTCGACTGGTGGAAGCAGCTCGGCCCGGCCCTGCCGACCAGGGACGTCTACCTGCGCACCGCCGTCGCCGTGGGCCGCGACGGCTGGGCGCACTTCGCCCACGTCCCCATGGACGAGTACCGCTGGGGCATCTTCCTCGCCGAGCGCGACCCGGACCGCAGGGTCGGCTTCGGCCGGCACAAGGGCGAGCCCGCCTGGCAGGAGGTGCCCGGCGAGCACCGCGCCGCCCTCATGCGCCTGATCGTCGTGCAGGGCGACACCGAGCCCGCCAGCGTCGAGCAGCAGCGCGCCCTCGGCGGCACCGCGCCCAGCATCTACGACCTGCGCAACCTCTTCCAGGTCAACGTGGAGGAGGGACGGCACCTGTGGGCGATGGTCTACCTGCTGCACGCCTACTTCGGCAGGGAGGGCAGGGAGGAGGCCGAGCAGCTGCTCAGGCGCAGCTCCGGCGACCTCGACGCGCCCCGCATCCTCGGCGCGTTCAACGAGGAGACCACCGACTGGCTGCAGTTCTTCATGTTCACCTGCTTCACCGACCGCGACGGCAAGTACCAGCTCGGCACGCTCAAGGAGTCGGCCTTCGACCCGCTCGCCCGCACCTGCCAGTTCATGCTGAAGGAGGAGGCCCACCACATGTTCGTGGGCACCACCGGCGTGCAGCGGGTGCTGGAGCGGACGGCGGAGCTGATGCGGCGGCACGGCACCGCCGACGTGCTGCCGTACGGCGGCATCCCCCTCGACGTCGTCCAGCGTTACCTCAACCTGCAGTTCTCGGTCTCGATGGACCTGTTCGGCTCCGAGCAGTCGGCCAACGCGGGCACGTACTACAGCTCGGGGCTGAAGGGACGCTGGATGGAGGGCCGCCGCGACGACGACCACGTGCTGCTCGACGCCACCCGCGAGCTGCGCTTCGTCGCGGGCGGCCGGATCGCCTCGCGGACCGTGCCGCTGCTCGGCGCGCTCAACCTCGACCTGCGCGACGAGTACGTGGCCGACTGCTCCCACGGCGTGCGCCGCTGGAACCAGGTCCTCGCCGGCGCGGGCCTCGGCGAGCGCCTGTACCTGCCGCACGAGGGCTTCAACCGCCGCGTCGGGGTGTACGCCGGCCACCACGTCACCCCGTACGGCGAGGTCGTGGGCGAGCAGGAGTGGCGGGCCCGCGCCGCCGCGTGGCTGCCCACGCCCGCCGACCGCGAGCTGGTCGCCTCCCTCATGGTCCCCGAGTACGAGTACGGCGCGTTCGCGAGCTGGATCGCCCCGCCGCGGACGGGCATCAACGACCAGCCGGTCGAGTTCGACTACGTGCACCTGGCCGAGGAGGGCCTGCTCTGA
- a CDS encoding AraC family transcriptional regulator: MDVLTDLLNRARARNALVRRLVQPPPWGITYADAPPLTVAAALGGRAAIRAGDGPPTALAAGDIALVTAPGGYTITDDPATAPQYVIRGGRKFLPGGAPVEWTGPEPVPRTYGAGTAGGPAGATVMLRGVYDLRGDVAARLLGLLPPLAVVPAGPRTRALLGLLSAEAASDEPGQDAVLARLLDLILVIALRAWCTRPEAAPPAWYRALSDPAIGEALRLLHEHPARRWTVAALAGEVGLSRAAFAQRFTGLVGRPPLGYLTDWRMTLAADLLRDGRETVAEVARRVGYQDAFAFSVAFKRARGATPSAWRAAR, encoded by the coding sequence GTGGACGTCCTGACCGACCTGCTGAACCGGGCCCGCGCGCGCAACGCCCTGGTCCGCCGGCTCGTGCAGCCGCCGCCCTGGGGCATCACCTACGCCGACGCGCCGCCGCTGACGGTCGCGGCCGCGCTGGGCGGGCGGGCCGCGATCCGGGCCGGCGACGGGCCGCCCACGGCGCTCGCGGCCGGTGACATCGCCCTGGTCACCGCGCCGGGCGGGTACACGATCACCGACGATCCGGCGACGGCCCCGCAGTACGTGATCCGCGGCGGGCGCAAGTTCCTGCCGGGCGGCGCGCCGGTGGAGTGGACGGGCCCGGAGCCGGTCCCGCGCACGTACGGCGCCGGCACAGCGGGCGGCCCAGCGGGTGCCACGGTCATGCTGCGCGGCGTGTACGACCTGCGCGGCGACGTGGCCGCCCGGCTGCTGGGCCTGCTCCCGCCGCTGGCGGTGGTGCCGGCGGGGCCGCGCACCAGGGCGCTGCTCGGGCTGCTGTCCGCCGAGGCCGCCAGCGACGAGCCCGGCCAGGACGCGGTCCTCGCGCGGCTGCTGGACCTGATCCTGGTGATCGCGCTGCGGGCCTGGTGCACCCGGCCGGAGGCGGCGCCGCCCGCCTGGTACCGGGCGTTGTCCGACCCGGCGATCGGCGAGGCGCTGCGTCTCCTCCACGAGCACCCGGCCCGCCGGTGGACGGTCGCCGCGCTGGCCGGCGAGGTCGGCCTGTCGCGCGCCGCGTTCGCCCAGCGCTTCACCGGCCTGGTGGGCCGGCCGCCGCTCGGCTATCTCACCGACTGGCGCATGACCCTTGCCGCCGACCTGCTGCGCGACGGCCGGGAGACGGTGGCCGAGGTGGCCCGCCGGGTCGGCTACCAGGACGCGTTCGCGTTCAGCGTGGCGTTCAAGCGGGCGCGCGGCGCCACCCCGTCGGCGTGGCGCGCCGCCCGCTGA
- a CDS encoding SDR family NAD(P)-dependent oxidoreductase, producing the protein MTRSIAVFGTGPGVGQAVARRYGKEGYEVVLVARRREPLDRLARDLAAEGVTAHVITGDLGRSGDVPALAAQVRAAVGDPTAFYYGPVPSGLTFVPAVELTPGHLAERLEITLHTLLALVGEFLPAMAERGDGAILTAQGAAAAHGRPYMSGWPPVLAAQRNYLQSLAAEVAGQGVYVGMLYIGSRILGTSFDDDYRRRQARGEPVPDLPAADPADLADLLWSMHARRDRHETIV; encoded by the coding sequence ATGACGAGATCCATCGCAGTGTTCGGCACCGGACCGGGCGTCGGCCAGGCCGTCGCCCGGCGTTACGGCAAGGAGGGGTACGAGGTCGTCCTCGTCGCGCGCCGCCGGGAGCCTCTGGACCGGCTCGCCCGCGACCTGGCCGCCGAGGGCGTCACCGCCCACGTGATCACCGGCGACCTCGGCCGCAGCGGCGACGTCCCGGCGCTCGCCGCCCAGGTCCGCGCCGCCGTGGGCGACCCCACCGCGTTCTACTACGGCCCCGTGCCGTCGGGCCTGACGTTCGTGCCCGCCGTCGAGCTCACGCCCGGGCACCTGGCGGAGCGGCTGGAGATCACCCTGCACACCCTGCTGGCCCTGGTCGGGGAGTTCCTGCCGGCGATGGCGGAGCGGGGCGACGGCGCGATACTCACCGCCCAGGGGGCCGCCGCGGCCCACGGCCGGCCGTACATGAGCGGCTGGCCGCCCGTCCTCGCCGCCCAGCGCAACTACCTGCAGTCGCTCGCGGCCGAGGTCGCCGGGCAGGGCGTGTACGTCGGCATGCTCTACATCGGCTCGCGCATCCTCGGCACCTCCTTCGACGACGACTACCGGCGCCGCCAGGCCCGCGGCGAGCCCGTGCCCGACCTGCCCGCCGCCGACCCCGCCGACCTGGCCGACCTCCTGTGGTCGATGCACGCGCGGCGCGACCGGCACGAGACGATCGTCTGA
- a CDS encoding GNAT family N-acetyltransferase, with the protein MTRPTVTLRRIELADWPAVHAWARLPESCRYQTWGPNDEEQTRAYVAAAAGEWSRTPRRALPYAAHVDGEVLGMGTLHLRDAAHRQGEITYIVHPRAWGRGVATAIGAGLLGTAFAELGLHRVYATCDPRNAGSARVLAKLGMTCEGRLRHTTLIRDGWRDSELFSILEHEWRPPA; encoded by the coding sequence GTGACGCGACCCACGGTGACCTTGCGCAGGATCGAGCTCGCGGACTGGCCCGCCGTGCACGCCTGGGCCCGCCTCCCCGAGTCCTGCCGCTACCAGACGTGGGGGCCGAACGACGAGGAGCAGACGCGCGCGTACGTGGCGGCCGCCGCAGGGGAGTGGTCCCGCACGCCGCGACGCGCCCTCCCCTACGCGGCCCACGTCGACGGCGAGGTGCTGGGCATGGGCACCCTGCACCTCCGCGACGCGGCGCACCGCCAGGGCGAGATCACCTACATCGTGCACCCGCGCGCGTGGGGCCGGGGCGTGGCGACCGCCATCGGCGCCGGCCTGCTCGGCACCGCCTTCGCGGAGCTCGGCCTGCACCGGGTCTACGCCACCTGCGACCCCCGCAACGCCGGCTCGGCCCGGGTGCTCGCCAAGCTCGGCATGACCTGCGAGGGCCGGCTCCGCCACACCACCCTGATCAGGGACGGCTGGCGGGACTCCGAGCTGTTCAGCATCCTCGAACACGAGTGGCGCCCGCCCGCGTGA
- a CDS encoding amidase, producing MQLHEYAKYDAVGLRTLIEAGEVTAGEVEAAARQALDQVNPHVNGLALPPFQPALGHAGDGPLTGVPFLIKDHGPVAEGVPFSLGSRALPGIPAWRDTDLMTRFRAAGLVTLGLTTVPELCVSFSTEPLRHGPARNPWNPGRGVGGSSGGAAALVAAGAVPVAHASDGAGSIRIPASCCGLVGLKPSRGRVPCGPDAGEPMLGMAYEFALTRTVRDAARLLDAVHGPGVGDKYTAPPPRGPYAAEVGRDPGRLRVAVTTESWAGTAVDAEVAAAAVRAGQALERAGHLVTTAGPAVVWDDVVRAWVCESVAIASTLLLAPRRPDEGLMEAVSRQFLKTAEEYSALDMLAAFDAQNRVSRAVGAFFTGYDLLVTPTLGRLPAPHGVLRYDDPEQTLTGWLAALTEYGPFTQVFNVTGGPAISLPLGHSEDGLPIGVQLAAGYGREDLLLQVAAHLEEALPWRDRVPPIHAGGR from the coding sequence ATGCAACTCCACGAGTACGCGAAATACGACGCCGTCGGCCTCCGCACCCTGATCGAGGCCGGCGAGGTGACCGCCGGCGAGGTCGAGGCCGCCGCCCGCCAGGCCCTCGACCAGGTGAACCCGCACGTCAACGGCCTGGCCCTGCCGCCGTTCCAGCCGGCGCTCGGCCACGCAGGGGACGGCCCGCTCACCGGCGTGCCGTTCCTGATCAAGGATCACGGGCCGGTCGCCGAGGGCGTCCCGTTCTCGCTCGGCAGCCGCGCCCTGCCCGGCATCCCCGCCTGGCGCGACACCGACCTGATGACTCGCTTCCGCGCCGCCGGCCTGGTCACCCTGGGCCTGACCACGGTGCCGGAGCTGTGCGTCAGCTTCTCCACCGAACCCCTCCGCCACGGCCCCGCCCGCAACCCCTGGAACCCCGGCAGGGGCGTCGGCGGGTCGAGCGGCGGCGCGGCCGCCCTGGTGGCGGCCGGCGCGGTGCCGGTCGCGCACGCCAGCGACGGCGCCGGCTCCATCCGGATCCCGGCGTCCTGCTGCGGGCTGGTCGGGCTCAAGCCGAGCCGGGGCCGGGTCCCGTGCGGGCCGGACGCGGGCGAGCCGATGCTCGGGATGGCGTACGAGTTCGCGCTGACCCGCACCGTCCGCGACGCCGCCCGCCTCCTGGACGCCGTGCACGGGCCGGGCGTCGGCGACAAGTACACCGCGCCGCCGCCGCGCGGCCCGTACGCCGCCGAGGTCGGCCGCGACCCCGGCCGGCTGCGGGTCGCGGTGACCACGGAGAGCTGGGCCGGCACGGCGGTCGACGCCGAGGTCGCGGCGGCGGCCGTCCGCGCCGGGCAGGCGCTGGAGCGGGCGGGACACCTCGTCACCACCGCCGGGCCGGCCGTCGTCTGGGACGACGTCGTCCGCGCCTGGGTGTGCGAGAGCGTCGCGATCGCCTCGACGCTGCTGCTGGCCCCCCGCCGGCCCGACGAGGGGCTGATGGAGGCCGTCTCGCGGCAGTTCCTCAAGACGGCCGAGGAGTACAGCGCGCTCGACATGCTGGCCGCCTTCGACGCCCAGAACCGGGTGTCCCGCGCGGTCGGCGCCTTCTTCACCGGCTACGACCTGCTCGTCACCCCCACGCTGGGACGGCTGCCGGCGCCGCACGGCGTCCTGCGCTACGACGACCCGGAGCAGACGCTGACCGGCTGGCTGGCCGCGCTCACCGAGTACGGGCCGTTCACGCAGGTGTTCAACGTGACGGGCGGCCCGGCGATCAGCCTGCCGCTCGGGCACAGCGAGGACGGGCTGCCGATCGGCGTGCAGCTCGCCGCCGGCTACGGCCGGGAGGACCTGCTCCTCCAGGTGGCCGCCCACCTGGAGGAGGCCCTGCCGTGGCGGGACCGCGTCCCGCCGATCCACGCCGGCGGCCGCTGA
- a CDS encoding CBS domain-containing protein — MPTAREIMTPDAECVNADEPVLVAAEKMARLDVGSLPICGTDNRLKGMLTDRDIVVKVLAAGKDPAKTVAGELAQGEAVTIGADDDAREILRTMAGHKVRRLPVIDGHSLVGMVALAEVARALPDATVSDLLDAVTSD; from the coding sequence ATGCCGACCGCACGAGAGATCATGACCCCGGACGCCGAGTGCGTGAACGCCGACGAGCCCGTGCTCGTCGCCGCCGAGAAGATGGCCCGCCTGGACGTCGGCTCGCTGCCGATCTGCGGCACCGACAACCGGCTCAAGGGCATGCTCACCGACCGCGACATCGTCGTGAAGGTCCTGGCCGCGGGCAAGGACCCGGCCAAGACCGTGGCGGGCGAGCTCGCCCAGGGCGAGGCGGTCACGATCGGCGCCGACGACGACGCGCGGGAGATCCTGCGCACCATGGCCGGCCACAAGGTGCGCCGGCTGCCCGTCATCGACGGGCACAGCCTCGTCGGCATGGTCGCGCTGGCCGAGGTGGCCCGGGCGCTGCCCGACGCCACCGTCAGCGACCTGCTCGACGCCGTCACCAGCGACTGA
- a CDS encoding acetylserotonin O-methyltransferase, with protein MDQGNVLSPEIASGALDEADAARLGRMAQVARDGGDGPYGLRFDHAGLLVFPRSAEAALAGLPVVRRLPSVIVKERLARRYGLAGPEVTIAHLDAGGGRTLELFLATGCPPEVAGDERLHERETHLAYEAPAASLGVLEALRADGCLPDGGGFNPGEGPSGRSVFYFRRRGGDRLEIVAAGQARAELARHLGAPEERRHMLGLLTGAWTTQALRTAAELGVADLLHARDRTLGELARATACPADRLGRLLRYLEQLGVVRRAGEAYALTPLGTTLARDSPSSLHGVALLYGGLFYRSFGELPGAVRGAAPSGFELAYGLAPFAHLDACPGDAAVFQLAMSDQCRDVFDAVADRLDLDGVGTVTDLGGGTGALLGRLLDAAPHVTGVLFDTPATVAAARPALVARHGGRVSAVGGDLFSRVPGGDLLVLSRVLHDWDDAACARILARCREATRPGGRLAVVERLLPERAGEPSLAAAWDVHMMVNNAGGRERTLEEYRELLAAAGFALTSRAGLPLDVHLLEAVAR; from the coding sequence GTGGATCAGGGGAACGTGCTGTCGCCGGAGATCGCGTCCGGCGCGCTGGATGAGGCCGACGCCGCGCGGCTCGGCAGGATGGCCCAGGTGGCGCGCGACGGCGGCGACGGGCCGTACGGGCTGCGCTTCGACCACGCGGGGCTGCTGGTGTTCCCGCGCTCGGCCGAGGCGGCGCTGGCCGGGCTGCCCGTGGTCAGGAGGCTGCCCAGCGTGATCGTCAAGGAGCGGCTGGCCCGGCGCTACGGCCTCGCCGGCCCCGAGGTCACCATCGCCCACCTCGACGCCGGCGGCGGGCGGACGCTGGAGCTGTTCCTCGCGACCGGCTGCCCGCCGGAGGTGGCCGGCGACGAGCGGCTGCACGAACGCGAGACGCACCTGGCGTACGAGGCGCCCGCCGCGTCCCTCGGCGTGCTGGAGGCGCTGCGCGCCGACGGCTGCCTGCCCGACGGCGGCGGCTTCAACCCCGGCGAGGGCCCCTCCGGGCGCAGCGTGTTCTACTTCCGGCGGCGGGGCGGCGACCGGCTGGAGATCGTCGCGGCCGGGCAGGCCCGCGCCGAGCTGGCCCGCCACCTCGGCGCCCCCGAGGAGCGGCGGCACATGCTCGGCCTGCTCACCGGCGCGTGGACCACCCAGGCGCTGCGGACCGCCGCCGAGCTCGGCGTCGCCGACCTGCTGCACGCCCGCGACCGCACCCTCGGCGAGCTGGCCCGCGCCACCGCCTGCCCGGCCGACCGGCTCGGCCGGCTGCTGCGCTACCTCGAACAGCTCGGCGTCGTGCGCCGCGCCGGCGAGGCGTACGCGCTGACCCCGCTGGGCACGACGCTGGCCCGCGACTCCCCCTCCTCGCTGCACGGCGTCGCACTGCTGTACGGCGGGCTGTTCTACCGCAGCTTCGGCGAGCTGCCCGGCGCGGTGCGCGGCGCCGCGCCGAGCGGGTTCGAGCTGGCCTACGGGCTCGCGCCCTTCGCGCACCTCGACGCCTGCCCCGGCGACGCGGCGGTCTTCCAGCTCGCCATGTCCGACCAGTGCCGCGACGTCTTCGACGCGGTCGCCGACCGGCTCGACCTCGACGGCGTCGGCACCGTCACCGACCTCGGCGGCGGCACCGGCGCGCTGCTCGGCCGCCTCCTGGACGCCGCGCCCCACGTGACGGGGGTGCTGTTCGACACGCCCGCGACGGTCGCGGCCGCGCGGCCCGCCCTGGTGGCCCGGCACGGCGGCCGGGTCAGCGCGGTGGGCGGCGACCTGTTCTCCCGGGTGCCGGGCGGTGACCTGCTCGTGCTCTCGCGCGTCCTGCACGACTGGGACGACGCCGCCTGCGCCCGCATCCTCGCCCGCTGCCGGGAGGCGACCCGGCCGGGCGGGCGGCTCGCGGTCGTCGAGCGGCTGCTGCCCGAGCGGGCCGGGGAGCCGTCGCTGGCCGCCGCGTGGGACGTCCACATGATGGTCAACAACGCCGGCGGGCGCGAGCGCACCCTGGAGGAGTACCGCGAGCTGCTGGCCGCCGCCGGGTTCGCGCTCACCTCCCGCGCCGGCCTGCCGCTCGACGTGCACCTGCTGGAGGCCGTCGCCCGCTGA
- a CDS encoding ABC transporter ATP-binding protein: MTADGELVRPYWRLDEPETDLGLRRMIGRLPATAGAVLAVVARASPRHAALVLALEVVSAAATACGLLATAGALERLLSADLVTALPAMGLVAGAYALRGAVGAATAAAHARVPPAVRRVAEGELFAAALRVELAAFDDPDFFDRMQRARDRALFHLGRAVDNAVELVSAALAVGAALVAVAVLHPALLAVLLVVVLPSGWSVQRSTRLAYRFMTRTVTLNRRVRMLTDLAMGREPAAEIRACQAEGFLLREYGAVADALRDQEVGVAVAQVRVRAAGRALSGLGTGLTFAALGGLLQAGWIPLAVAGAAVMAVRTGSASLSRLVLAANQLLEQGLYVRDYQRFVAESRTRTAAGGTRPAPARPELVEVRDVCFRYPGGDRPALRGVSLTARAGRTVALVGENGSGKSTLAKILAGLYAPGRGSVRWDGVDLAELDPRDVADRITLVPQAPVRWPHTARVNVRAGRHDRPDPGDLALEAAARLSGADAVVAGLPSGWETLLSKAFHGGHELSGGQWQRLAIARGLFRDTPLIVWDEPAAPLDPRAEFALYESLRGLAAGRVVVLITHRLASARNADHIYLLHEGVVAEHGSHDELIAAGGRYAELYGLQARMYAPA; encoded by the coding sequence GTGACGGCGGACGGGGAGCTGGTCCGGCCGTACTGGCGGCTCGACGAGCCCGAGACCGACCTCGGGCTGCGGCGGATGATCGGCCGCCTGCCCGCGACGGCCGGGGCGGTGCTCGCGGTCGTCGCGCGCGCCTCGCCCCGGCACGCCGCGCTGGTGCTCGCGCTGGAGGTCGTCTCGGCCGCCGCCACCGCGTGCGGGCTGCTGGCCACGGCGGGCGCGCTGGAGCGGCTGCTGAGCGCCGACCTGGTGACGGCGCTGCCCGCGATGGGGCTGGTGGCGGGCGCGTACGCGCTGCGCGGCGCGGTGGGGGCGGCCACCGCCGCGGCGCACGCCCGGGTGCCGCCCGCGGTGCGGCGGGTCGCGGAGGGCGAGCTGTTCGCCGCGGCCCTGCGGGTGGAGCTGGCCGCCTTCGACGACCCCGACTTCTTCGACCGGATGCAGCGGGCCCGCGACCGCGCCCTGTTCCACCTGGGCCGGGCCGTGGACAACGCGGTCGAGCTGGTCAGCGCGGCGCTCGCGGTCGGGGCGGCGCTGGTCGCCGTGGCCGTGCTGCATCCGGCGCTGCTGGCGGTGCTGCTGGTCGTGGTGCTGCCGAGCGGCTGGTCGGTGCAGCGCTCCACGCGGCTGGCGTACCGGTTCATGACCAGGACCGTCACGCTGAACCGGCGGGTGCGCATGCTGACGGACCTGGCGATGGGGCGCGAGCCGGCCGCCGAGATCCGGGCCTGCCAGGCGGAGGGGTTCCTGCTGCGCGAGTACGGGGCGGTGGCCGACGCGCTGCGCGACCAGGAGGTGGGGGTGGCGGTCGCGCAGGTGCGGGTGCGGGCGGCCGGCCGGGCGCTGAGCGGCCTCGGCACCGGCCTGACGTTCGCCGCGCTCGGCGGGCTGCTGCAGGCGGGCTGGATCCCGCTGGCGGTGGCCGGGGCGGCGGTGATGGCCGTGCGCACCGGCTCGGCGTCGCTGAGCAGGCTCGTCCTCGCCGCCAACCAGCTCCTGGAGCAGGGCCTGTACGTCCGCGACTACCAGCGGTTCGTGGCCGAGTCCCGGACCAGGACGGCCGCCGGCGGCACCCGTCCGGCGCCCGCCCGGCCGGAGCTGGTCGAGGTGCGGGACGTGTGCTTCCGCTACCCGGGCGGCGACCGGCCCGCGCTGCGCGGGGTGTCGCTGACGGCGCGGGCGGGCCGGACGGTCGCGCTGGTCGGCGAGAACGGCTCGGGCAAGTCCACCCTCGCCAAGATCCTCGCCGGGCTGTACGCGCCCGGCCGGGGCTCGGTCCGCTGGGACGGCGTGGACCTCGCCGAGCTGGACCCGCGCGACGTCGCCGACCGGATCACCCTCGTGCCGCAGGCCCCGGTCCGCTGGCCGCACACCGCCCGGGTCAACGTGCGGGCCGGGCGGCACGACCGGCCCGACCCCGGCGACCTGGCGCTCGAGGCCGCCGCCCGGCTGTCGGGGGCGGACGCGGTGGTGGCCGGGCTGCCGTCGGGCTGGGAGACGCTGCTGTCGAAGGCGTTCCACGGCGGGCACGAGCTGTCGGGCGGGCAGTGGCAGCGCCTGGCCATCGCCCGCGGCCTGTTCCGCGACACCCCTCTGATCGTCTGGGACGAGCCGGCCGCGCCGCTGGACCCGCGCGCCGAGTTCGCCCTGTACGAGTCGCTGCGCGGGCTCGCCGCCGGCCGCGTCGTCGTGCTGATCACGCACCGGCTGGCCAGCGCCAGGAACGCCGACCACATCTACCTGCTGCACGAGGGCGTGGTGGCCGAGCACGGCAGCCACGACGAGCTGATCGCCGCCGGCGGCCGGTACGCCGAGCTGTACGGGCTCCAGGCCCGCATGTACGCCCCCGCCTGA